The window TATGTTTCATCATAATAGAACCCAAATTCCTAGTTTCTGTTTATAGTAGAGATGATCAAGATAGGGCCTATTGGCAGAAATTGTCGGACAAGTTTGGAAATTGTGGGGGCTAGTTAGGTTTTTGATCCTCTTTCTCTGCCAATCAGAGACAACACAATGCTTTAATATTGTCCACCCCATCTTCTCTCTTATCCAAAAGAGAGCTTATTTCCACCTGTAATTGTTGGTGACAAAGCCAACCTCATGCAATTATTGTCCTATTTCTCTATCTGCTATATCCCTAGTCCACCAGATCATTGATAATGTGTAAATTCAGTTTCTTTCTATGTAGTTCGAATGTTTGGTCTTTGCTGCCCAAGTTAAGGACTAAATTTGGGTAATATTAATGTAAATGTGTGTTCTTTAGAAGGAAACTGGATCCTGGTTGCCATAAGATATGTTGTATAGTTAACATTCAAGTTTCAATAGTTTCACCAGTAATATGTAAGACTTTGTCCATTAATGCAGATAATTTGCTGCTTACTGCGAATCAGAAGTCTGTTAAGCTTGCAGATTTTGGTCTTGCTAGAGAAGAAACTGTAACTGAAATGATGACCGCAGAAACGGGGACTTATCGCTGGATGGCTCCTGAGGTTTTTGCTTTATCATAGACAACTTGGTTATTTTGAGTTTATATGACCTGCTGTTGGGATCTGGTCTGGTAGTGCTCTAGAAATCTCAATTATTTCCACTAGGCAAAAGTTAGCCATTTTGTACATTCAGTGATTTCCCAGGTGGATAAacttaatttatgtttttataataatatatgaCATGTTTTCTCTTTTGTAATCTCTGTGATCTAATTTAATTTGGcagtaaacgttgttgtcgtgtgaccaagaggtcatgggttcgagtcttaggagcggcctcttgccaaataaattggcaggggaaggcttgcccccagtacacccttgtggtgggacccctccccggaccctcgctcagcggggacgcgtagtgcgaccgggccgcccttttagtATTCGTTGTCATTAATATATTGCTTGTCTTGTCAGGTACATGATCTATTACTGCACAAATTTCATTCTTGACTTGAACTCTGGTATTGCTTTGCAGTTGTATAGCACTGTAACATTGCGGCAGGGAGAGAAGAAGCATTACAACAACAGGGTTGATGTGTACAGCTTTGGAATTGTCTTATGGGAGTTGCTTACAAATCGCATGCCATTTGAAGGCATGTCCAATTTGCAGGCTGCATATGCAGCTGCTTTCAAGGTGAATGAAATTGCCAGTTTGTAGTTAcatgtatttaaatttttattttccttttatcTTGCTGTTGAAGGTTGCATTTGTGGATAATTAAGCTGTGCAGTTTCTAACTTGTCAAACTGTTGTCATTGAGAATGCAGCAAGAGAGGCCCAATCTTCCAGAGGACATATCCCCCGATCTGGCTTTTATCATTCAGTCATGTTGGGTTGAAGACCCTAATCTACGTCCGAGTTTCAGCCAGATCATCCGCATGCTTAATGCATACCTTTTCACTCTATCTCCACCATCTTCAACAGCTGTACCAGAATCTGAAACCCATGAGACAGCAGCATCAAGTAACGGCACGATGACTGAGTTTTCCGCCCGTGCAAGAGGAAAGTTTGCTTTCCTTCGCCAACTGTTCAGCGCGAAACGGACTAGGAACTCTCAATGAGTGGGTATAGTTTACAACTCTCTTCTTTTTTGTTGCAGCTCAAAGAAATAGGCTACACAATGTTGATGATTTGACTTAATTTAACAGATGATGACAGTTAGTGAAGGAAGAAAATGTATGAAAAATGATGTTAATGAGAGTTgtttagtaaataaaaaaaaaagatgagaaGAGGACTGACTCTTCACATGGTCTGTTGACCTCGTTGTACATGGATTAAGAAATCATTATGTCCATATCATATGGTTTTACTTTACCTTGACATGGAActtgcaattttttttatttcagaaTTATGAGTTGATTGACAGTTATCTCTGCTCTATGTGGTCGTGTTTAGAATGTAGTTACTTCGAGGTATGTATGAAATCTATTTGAGCTGAAAGAAATGCAGATTTCTTTGCTTCAGCCACACAAATTGTTACTGAATACTCTCGTTTTCATAATATTTGTCTTAAGGCACAGAATTAATAAATGTAATTAATGttaattaaatgattttgttgcttttgtattaattgcattcattaattaatttttatctatttctaaTGTAAAAAGGCAACTTAAATAGGATATGTTtgctaaaatatcaattaatgtaaatggattgaatcaaaacgttaaacattatcaaacaaaaaaaattctctagaaAGACAAATATTATGAAATATAGAAAGTATTAATTAATATTGGCTTTAGTAGCACATATCTCATATCGTTCAAGTTAAAAATCTCACAAGATGTGTACCCGTAAATAGCCACCTAAGAAGTAGGGTTTTTACGCAAGtaaattcaaaatgaaaaatattcacaaaagtagactaataaaaataaagtacaaaaataaactctATGGTTTAGGCCATTTTTGTTAAGTACCTTGTGGTTGATTCTGTTAGTAAATACAGTCAACTGacgatgttaaaaaaaaaaaagtaaaatgacagTTCAAGTCAAATGGCAAAGAGTTTTTTTGTCCTTATattgatatattttataaattaaccttttattatctaattatcatcaACAAACCCTAAAACAAGAACCAAAATTCAAACACACCATCTTCTCCTCTCACATCTCTCACATCTACAATAATAATTGAGAAAGTAACTGGAGTTTTTGTTTGGTAACTGAGAAAGTTAGGGAGATAGGGGCAAAATTTGATTATTTGGATTTGAGTTTGAGTTTAGGAGAACAAAATAATTAGACTCAAGGTTAATCTCATGCCTGTTCCTTTTAATTTTGTCCAGAATGATCATCAGACATCTTTCAATGATCTATTTTTCGGTATTTGTTTTAATTAGATCTTCTGAATTTGTGTTATTAATGTGAGAATTGGGGATTTTTTGATTTAAAGAGTGAGAGTTTTTTATTTGATTCGTTTTGTGCAGATAAGAATTGTGATTCGAGGTCGTCGGGGTTTGGTTGAGGGATTGATATGAATCTGATGTGAGGATGATCAAGCGAGTTTCTTCTCCGAACAGTACGGTTTCTAGCATTAGTGCCGGTGGGAAGAAAATTGATAGAGAAAAAAGAGAGATGTGAGAGTAGGAGAAGATGTTGTGTTTGAATTTTGATTCTTCTTTTGAAGTTTTGTtggtgataattagataataaggagttaatttataaaataaataaatacaaggaCCAAAATAACTCATTGCCTATTGATTTGGACTgtatttgacttttttttaacaccgttcgTCAGTTTGAACTGTGTTTGTTAAAGGAATCAAGCATAAAGCACATGTTtatcaacttttaaaccacatagtttatgtttgaaaatgatctaaaaaacaaagtttatttttgtattttttcctaaaaataaatgtcaaaatttttcaaaattatcaaATGATAACGTCATTATAAAATATCCTTTTGGAAGATCTGGATGGCATTTGGAAAGATACGGTTGTAGGCAACTTTTGAATCCCTACAAGACAATCAGAGATCTCGACAGAAGACTCTCTAACGCTCAAGTTAGTTCTAATATAAGGAGAAAGCAATAACAATGGTGTACTTCAAGAATAGAGTGAGGAGAATATTATGTGTATTGTATATACTTTTTCGAAGGAGACAGATCCTTTATATATGAGTGTGGATTCTTACAATGAATAAGAATAAACtaactcttatatatatatatagagagagacaAAACCTTAAAGAGATAGGGCTCCCTAAAAATATAGGAAACAATTACGCCTATCAAAGACTCGTAATTAGGATAGgatcaaagaaaaacataatCAGGAATAATTGCGTCTAGAAAGACGAATTTGTATATCCGACCTATGTGATGAGGATCTGGTTAGTTATTGTCTAAGCCGAATCTTTACTTTTGATCAAAGTGactataataaaatttcattaaGTGCTAaagctataaatatgcttcactgttcACTTGATTctagaggtgtcaaaatggaTCATAACTCATTTAACGACTCGTTTAACTCGTAATTAAATGAATTAGGGTTGACCCATTTATGTGTTGAGTCATAAACGAGTCGACCCACCTAACTCATATAATAAATGGGTTGGGTCATGAGTTAATTGGGTTGACTCAATTAACTCATTTAATAATttgtgaaaaaataataaattacgaaaaaacggaaaatcgagaaaaatggaaaaaaactaaaaaataaaaagctgAAAATTACTTAAAAACTTAATgtatttaagggttaatttttaaaaaatgaaaagagtgAATAACaagaaaaagtgacaaaatacaaaaaataaaaaacgtgagaaaaacacaaaaatgtgaaaaaacgaaaaacgaaaaaaaacatgaaacctcgaaaacgcgaaaaaacacaaaaacatgataaacacgaaaaataaaaaaacgtgaataacacgaaaaatacaaaacatGAACCATCCCTTATGTCATTGGTTACATCTTTGTTCACATTTAACGtatcatttttttaatgttgtttccgtttttacttttttttttttatctagattttaattatatttagttAATCgggttaaatgaattaaatatattgatttttaattttcattgtATTTAAATCAAAAGTTGCttagatttaattaattggGTTAAATGAGTCAATTCATATAACTTGTTTAATAAATGAGTTGTGTCATATccacccatttattaaatgggtcaTCCAACTCATTTATTAAATGAATCGAGTTGTATCAATTcatatattaaatgaattgagtCAATTCATTTATCCATTTTGACAAGCCTACTTGATTCTAATGAGTATAATCGTATTTTAGGTTGTgattaaattaatgaaatatgaGACAAGCTTGAAACAAGCTATGAAGGAACTCAAAAAGTAAAGGATATCAAGATCAACATCCTAGTGGGAGAGTTTGAGCTATTCAAAATGGAGCAAAATGAATCCATATCTGATATGAATAGTAGATTCACCACAATTGTTAACAAACTGAAGAATTTAGAAAGATTATACAAAGATGAACAACTTATCAAGAATTGATGAAAACAATGCCAGTAGTATGAGATTCAATGCTCACAGCAATTGATGAAGCTAAGGACCTCACAACAATGCCAAGTATGCCGATTATAAATCGGAGCCTCTAGTTTTCCCTTTCCTTTTGCTGGCTCGGAGTATTTTGTCTGAATTGGTCTTGAAGTCCTCTACTCTTTACTTGAGCTTCTACTTGAGTCTGCAAGTTTAAAACagaaacaaaattacaaaaagaaaaatataaaaagtagtCAAGATGAGTAATTACCATTTGGTGGAACAACCCGATTGAACAAGTTACTCCATCATGAATCGAAGCTTCGCTGGTTCGGTTCAACAAACACAATGCCTTGAGCCCTTTCTAATGCAGCCTTCACTTCCTTAAGAGCAGCAAAAATAACCTCCTCACTTGCTCTGAATCGATTACTAGAGGAAGGAAACGGAAGAGGACCGAGAATAGCTTGATATAAGCCAGATTGCCAAGACCATAAGCTTGGAGCATACAAAACCAAACCAACAGCAGGGGCTCAGGAAATCCTATTCTTTGAGGTTCCGTTCCATGGTACAACTTCCAAGTTACGCAAGTTTTTTGCACCATTGGCGCTCCTCGACAGATTTGGTAGAGAAGAAAGTACATGCACACCGAGGCAAGAAAGATTCATCCTTACTTGAGAATAAAaagaatttgtttaaaaatgtAGGAACCATCGTCCTAAAGAATCTCAAAACTCCCTTCAAATCCATACATGAGGATCGATAGCACATATCAATCCCGACGTACCCCGATTCAGCCCCCTGAGTCTCAGTGGGTAAGTTAGGAAAGTAGGCGAATAACAAAAGTTGCAACAACCACAAACCTCCTTTGGGTTTTGGAAAATGGCTTGTCCTTCACTGTAATCGCCAACCGATGGTAAGCGTTGGCTAATAGCATTGTGACCAATTCTAACATCTTCCTCGACAACGCTTTGGCAATTACCAAAATCTCAGCCGTCAGAGAGCACCCCATCAGTTCAAATACATACTGGCTCCAGAGAATCCACACAAAAAAATAACATGGTCTTCATTAGTAAACTCATGTTTCTTCAAGAGCttggaaaaataaattgaaataaaaataaaaatagaaaaagaaataaaagaaaagaaaacacaaAATGAGAAATAAAATGGCTACATTTAAGGGCAACTCGACTAGCCATGTTTGACTAATTTTTGAGATATAAGACGACAAAATTTTGGATCTCTGACAAGGAATTTTGAAAGTACAAAAACTATCCATAAGCATCAAACGACTTGCAAAGAAGGAGTTAtgaatttttgaaaattgttgTAGAAACACaaaactgtaaaaaaaaaaattagaataactCATATTTTCATGACAGATTTTCGGCCATCTTCTTCCCCACCAAATCCATGTTTTTGCTTATAATATGCAATTAGAGTTAGCGGAGTTGAGGTATGTTGATTTCCTTCATCTCCAAGCTTgaaaactctctctctctctctatatatatatatatatatatatatatatagagctCTATTTCACCGACACAAACAATCAAGCAACCAACAAAAACCTACCAAATTaaatcaaaaccaaatcaaCAATTAAACCCAGCTTTCAACTTTGATTTCAAGCCTTCGATCTCAATTTCCCACTTCATTAGCTTCAACTATTAATTTCCAATTTCAGCTCCAAAAGCTTCAAAACTCCATTCTTATCAATTTTTGAAATCCCGCCTCCAGcctttaaattttgtttttgaacATTCATTTTTCATCGTCCAATTCCTAATATCGATTTCCAGTCTTTAATTGAGTTGTTCTAGATTATTTCCTACAATTTTCTATTTGCCCAAAACCATTTTTTCCCAACTTCAAAGCTTTGTTTTTTACTGCCAAAATCAAACCTGCATTTCCAACCAACAATTTTCAAATTCGAGCATTCAATCCTCATTGTCTAGCCCCTAAATAAATACACTTCCTAATCTGATTTCGATTCAATTCCATGTATATTGCAATTTGTCGTTATCATCTTCCTGTTTAACtttaagcttaaattgataAACCGAAACACTCAAAACCTCTGTTTTCTGTTTATAGACTATTTTCAATCATTATTTTCAAGCTCCTCATCAATTCAAATCGATCGTTTCTACTCAGAATCATGATTTCAATTGTTTCCaatttgtttttcaaattaatttttgtCGCAAAACAACTCCGACCAGGCTACTCCCAAAAAGTATTCCGGCCATGTCGACTCCCGTTTCAAGCAAATATCATCTCAAAATCTCCATTGATATATAATCTTTGGATTTCAAACCTCGTTTTGATCAAAATGATCCTTTACAGCTTGTGTTTTAGCTTGATTCCAACCCCTAAAACTCAATCTCTGTTCAATATTGGTTTGGGTGGAAATGGTAATTTGCTAACTAGCAAATTTTAATCACACTCGTAAAATATTACTTCTCATTTTAGTACATTCATTACCATTGACACTCGTTGGATTATTTCTAAAGTTGTTCATCAGCGACTTGCGGCATCCGATTTATACCTATTCAATAACTAGTTTGCCATTTTAGTCTGTATTTATTTACAGTTTAATTTAGGCCTAATACTCCTTCAGCTcccttaacttgtctaaattagtcattttaccccctcaacttatcgaatgttctatttacccctttaactccataaaagtggtatttctcaccccctcaacttgtccatttatcccccaactcatagaatatcctatttacccccttaacttcataaaaatggtatttctcaccccctcaattTGTCCATTTACCCCCTCCCCAACTCATAAAATGTCATATTTAcctccttaactccataaaagtggtatttctcaccccttacaatccgtcatcgagacctaaattgatacattttttaaacattaaacctatattggtgctattttgtacgtggaacctaaattgatacgttcccaaaatcataggcctattttggtacctttt is drawn from Euphorbia lathyris chromosome 9, ddEupLath1.1, whole genome shotgun sequence and contains these coding sequences:
- the LOC136205820 gene encoding serine/threonine-protein kinase STY13 isoform X3, which gives rise to MVVLRSSNCQSMKLCLLTLSYCLSALKLARERMERFMKEVKYFSRYRDRIVAVKVLHRGSNAEERAALENRFAREVNMMSRVKHENLVKFIGACKDPLMVIVTELLPGMSLRKYLVGIRPKQLDLRLALNFSLDIARALDCLHANGIIHRDLKPDNLLLTANQKSVKLADFGLAREETVTEMMTAETGTYRWMAPELYSTVTLRQGEKKHYNNRVDVYSFGIVLWELLTNRMPFEGMSNLQAAYAAAFKQERPNLPEDISPDLAFIIQSCWVEDPNLRPSFSQIIRMLNAYLFTLSPPSSTAVPESETHETAASSNGTMTEFSARARGKFAFLRQLFSAKRTRNSQ
- the LOC136205820 gene encoding serine/threonine-protein kinase STY13 isoform X2, which translates into the protein MVVLRSSNCQSMKLCLLTLSYCLSALKLARERMERFMKEGIVKYFSRYRDRIVAVKVLHRGSNAEERAALENRFAREVNMMSRVKHENLVKFIGACKDPLMVIVTELLPGMSLRKYLVGIRPKQLDLRLALNFSLDIARALDCLHANGIIHRDLKPDNLLLTANQKSVKLADFGLAREETVTEMMTAETGTYRWMAPELYSTVTLRQGEKKHYNNRVDVYSFGIVLWELLTNRMPFEGMSNLQAAYAAAFKQERPNLPEDISPDLAFIIQSCWVEDPNLRPSFSQIIRMLNAYLFTLSPPSSTAVPESETHETAASSNGTMTEFSARARGKFAFLRQLFSAKRTRNSQ
- the LOC136205820 gene encoding serine/threonine-protein kinase STY13 isoform X1, whose product is MSCGSSSGEKNKGRGEDAEHEQQPVLRGSVEVEASTIRQNGCITKQQLSIDEALLVDPKLLFIGSKIGEGAHGKVYEGRYRDRIVAVKVLHRGSNAEERAALENRFAREVNMMSRVKHENLVKFIGACKDPLMVIVTELLPGMSLRKYLVGIRPKQLDLRLALNFSLDIARALDCLHANGIIHRDLKPDNLLLTANQKSVKLADFGLAREETVTEMMTAETGTYRWMAPELYSTVTLRQGEKKHYNNRVDVYSFGIVLWELLTNRMPFEGMSNLQAAYAAAFKQERPNLPEDISPDLAFIIQSCWVEDPNLRPSFSQIIRMLNAYLFTLSPPSSTAVPESETHETAASSNGTMTEFSARARGKFAFLRQLFSAKRTRNSQ